The following is a genomic window from uncultured Draconibacterium sp..
CGATCTTTTAGAACATATTGAACACGACCAAAATATGACAATCCACGAGACTCGAGGTTATATGCCCCTGTACCGATTCTTGCTGCAGGATCCTTTGTCAAGCTAATATCACGGATGTTTTCTCCGGGAAAATCTTTTCCTGAGACGTTACTCCAGTTTCCAAAACCTTTGCTCACTGAATTACCCCCCATTAAAGTCAAATCGTGAATATCATTCTTCCATTTATAAGTCAAATAAGTTTCAATAGCAATATTATTATAATTACTGTTATTAATTCCTAAATTGTATCTGGCATCATAATTGAATAATTTAACTTCTGTACCATCAGGAAAATAGCGTTTTTTGTTTCCCCAGAAATTATACCAATTGTTTGCTCTAAAATCATAAGAAGCTACCGACCGAAGGGTTAGCCCTTCTGCTAATTTGAGATTAATATATGTGCTTAGAAGTGTCCGGTTATTTTTGGTAACCCCAGTATTTTCCATTTGCTCGGCATAAATATTATTTTCCAGATTTGAATCGTTTGAACCAATGTCACCTTGTTCGGGTGCACCATATGTCCCATCAGCGTTTACAACATTAGGACTGACAATCTGGTTAGTTTCTGGATCAACATAGTCCATGGTTGGAGCTATGAAGGCCCAGTCTCGAAGAGAAGACAGGTTACCATTGTTACCGATACCGGCATTACTTCCTTGTGATTCAGAATGAGTAAAACTAAGGTCACCACCAATCTCAAGAAAATCTCCCACCTCAGTGGATACACTAATACGACCGGTTAACCGTTTGTAACTTGTATTAATAACAATACCTTCATTATCCAAATAACCTAATGAGAAATGATGCTTCGTTTTTTCAGTTCCACCGGAACTTGAAAGATTGTACTGCTGCTTAAGAGAAGGACGTGTCATCTCTTTTTGCCAATCAATATTATTTCTTTTACCGTCATATTGTTCCGAGTAAATAGCATTAGCCAAACTTCCACCATCACTTTCTCGTGCCACACGTATGTTTCTTGCATATTGATCTACGTCTCCAACATCCAGTGTTGATGCCAATGTTTGCACACCAAAATTTGCAGAAAAAGTAATATTTGAAACGCCCGCCTTACCACGTTTAGTAGCAATCATTATAACACCATTGGCTCCTGCTGAACCATAAATAGCAGTCGCAGAGGCATCCTTTAATATTTCTATTGTTTCAATATCATTAGGGTTTAGAAAATTAGCGTTGGTTCCCACCTGAACGCCATCAACAACGTACAATGGGTCGGCCTTTCCTTGAATCGTAGCAACCCCACGAATACGAATAGCGGCATTGGCATCTGGCGCACCATCCTGTGAGGTAACCATAACTCCAGCTGCAGCTCCCTGTAACCCTTGTAAGATATTTGTAGGAGCCTTTCGCATCATTGATTCTGCATTCACTGAAGCAACTGCTCCAGAGATGTCGGTTTTTTTCATGGTACCGTAACCAACAACTACAACCTCATCGAGTCCAACCACATCGGGTTTCATTGTAATGTTAAAAGAGGTTTGCGAACCAATTTCAACTTTCTGAACCTCCATACCAACAAAGCTAAACACAAGAACTTTTGATCCCTGAGGAACTTCCAGAGTAAACTTACCATCAAAATCTGTTACTGTACCAATAGTAGTTTCTTGTACAGTAACCGAAACTCCCGGAATTGGACTACCCGTGTCATCGACTACAGCACCCTGTAATTTGATGTTTTGGCCAAAACCACAGAGTGTTAAGAGCATCATAGGAAGCATCAAAAGTGCAACCTGAAATAATTTGCCTTTTTTCATAAATAAATAGTTTTGATTAATAAATTGGAATTAAATCTAAGACGATAGCGGTTATTTATACAGGCAGAATACACCCTCTAAATGGCCTCCAACCTCTTAGTTATATTTTCATTCATTCCGAATTTTATCTGATGACAGGAGCCTGTACTTCACCAATATTCCATCGAGCATTCAACTAAACCTTTTTTAGCAATACCCATAAACTTCAGTGTTCAATTAAACTTCAAGAAGAACAGTAGTAATAAATTCATTTTAAAATTACTAAAACCACCATCTTTTTTCTATTCGACTAAACACACATTCTGCACGATGTTTATATAGTGTTATACATGAAGACTTCGATCAGAAAAACTCAGATGAACGACAACATATACGAATTTGAACGATGTACTAGTGCCGCTTGTTCTGGATTAAGACATAATCGGAATTTAGAAGCAAAATTTGTATTCTTAGAAAATACGGCTAATAATGATAGATCTTTACAGTTCATACTTTCGAGTTTGATTTGTTAGTTATAATTGTCAAAAGTACATTATCTATTTTAGAACAACTTATAAATTTAGATATTAAAATTTCAAGTTTAGATAAATATCAATCATCGAACAGGTTAAAAATAACATTTCGGCAGATCATTTAAACACTACCCCAACCAGATATAAACACCAGCAAAATCCCCATCTCAACAAACAACAAAGCTCTGATTTAATGAACCTTAAAACATCACAACGCAAACAAAATTGCGATCAAACCAACAAATAAAGATTAAATCTTACGTTCAAAATCGGATCTGTTTATATCTAAATTTTTTCTCTATTCATTCTGTAGTTCCGAAGAGACTTATTGTACTAACTACAATTTTTTTTTATAAATTTGTTAAGCCGTACAAATCAATAAATTTGATTAAAGTAATAAACCAATAACCTAAAATCTAAATTATGAAGAATCTTTCTTTCCTCTTTTATTTTCTGATCGTATTCTCCTCTACTACTCTCAACGCACAGGAATTCAAACTTAACTCATCCGGTTATTTTCAAAACCATGGTGTAGATATAATGTCTTTTGATGATATTTACCCTGAAGGACATCAGGGCGGTGTTTCGCTGATTATGCACGGGAACCGCATTGCCACCAATGGCGACATCAGACTGGAACCCACTCCCGGACAATGGCAGCCAGTGCCTAAACAACGCAACCGCGTTACAAATGAGGATGAAAATACGATTACTGCGTATTTAAGTTTTCCCGACTCATCACGCCACATTACAGGCTACAACCCTATGGTTTACCCCGATTTACAAATAAACTACACTGTAAATGTTGAAGGCAAGGGCAGCTCGGTTATCGTCACCGTTAATCTGGAGCAGCCTGTTCCACAAAATTACTTGGGCAAAGTGGGTTTTAATATGGAACTTTTCCCGGGAGCTTTGTTTGGCAAACCTTGGATTATGGACGATAAAACGGGAATTTTCCCGCAACAACCCAACGGACCAACCCTTTACGAACCTTCTAATTACAAATATATTGGCGATTTTAATCCTGATGGAAAAGCATCAGCTGAACAACTTGCCGGAGAAGGATACAGTCCAATAATTGCAGACGATATTATTGCCGAGCCTTATGCACAGGGGCACCACTTTGTGGTACGCCCAAATGATGCTTACGGGAAATTCAGCATTGAGAGTAAAGGAGCTGCCTTAAAACTATACGATGGACGCATGAATCACAACAATGGTTGGTTTGTGGTGCGAAGCGAAATTCCCGCAGGAAAAACAAAACAGGCTATAAAATGGATCATTACACCTAACGTTGTTGAAGACTGGCTTTATACCCCGGTAGTTCAAACTTCGCAAATTGGCTATCACGGCAAACAACAAAAAACAGCTATTATAGAGCTCGATAAACGCACCGAAAAAACAGAAACGCCTGCGCTATTCAAAATTACCGCTTCAGGTGAAGAAGAAATACTCAGTAAACCCGGAGAAGAATGGGGCCAGTTTTTGCGCTACAACTACCTGAAATTCGATTTCACGGAAATAAACGAGCCCGGACTTTACCAGGTGCGTTACGGAGATTCTACTTCTCCGGTTTTTCGGATTGATAACGCTGTTTACGGTCGAGGAGTTTGGCAACCGGTATTAGAATATTTCTTACCCGTCCAGATGTGTCACATGCGGGTAAACGAAAAATACCGTGTTTGGCACGACGAATGCCACATGGACGACGCACGGATGGCTCCCGTTAATTTTAATCACATCGATGGCTACGCGCAAGGAGCCTCCACTTTAACCGACTATTCGCCCGGCGACATTGTTCCCGGATTAAATATTGGTGGCTGGCACGATGCCGGCGACTTCGATTTGCGCGTAGAATCGCAGGCTGGCGAAGCTTATATTCTAGCACTTGCCTACGAAGCATTTAGGGTGGACTATGATGCCACTTCCATCGATCAGCAAAAAAGAATTACTGAAATCCACCAGCCCGATGGGAAAGCCGACATCTTGCAGCAGATTGAAAATGGTGCGCTTACTGTTATTGGAGGATATCGTGCTCTGGGCCGTCTTTACCGCGGGATAATTTGTAACAACCTACGGCAATATGTAATACTGGGCGATGCGGCAGCAATGACCGACAACAAACCAGGCAATGAAGACGACCGCTGGGTATTTACCGAAGATAATCCTTACCGCGAATTAACCACTGCCGCACAAATGGCCGCCACAGCCCGTGTGCTGAAAGGTTTTAACGATACACTCAGCACGCAAGCTCTTGATTGTGCCAAAACCTTATTTGAGGTTACAGAAGCAAGCGGACGTTCCAAAGCGGCAAAAATACATGCAGCAACCGAGCTGTACCTTACTACCGGCGATGATATTTACAAAAACTACCTGCTCTCCGAAACCGAATTTATTACACAAGCCATTAGATTTGTTGGTTGGTACATTGGCCGTGCCGAGAAAAAAATCAATGATCCTGATTTTACCAAAGCAATCAGGGAAGCCATGAGCGGACTAAACGAACATATAAAAAGACAAGGTGCCGAAACTCCTTACGGAATTCCTTATCGCCCGCGTGTTTGGGGTGCCGGCTGGGATATTCAGGCTTTTGGTTTCAGGCAATACTTTTTGCATATGTCCTACCCCGATATTTTTAGCTCAGAATATATTTACAATGCGTTGAATTTTATTTTGGGTTGTCATCCGGGTTCCAATACTTCTTCGTTTGCTTCGGGAATCGGTGCAAGATCGGCAACTGTTGGCTATGGCTTAAATCGCGCCGACTGGTCATATATTCCGGGTGGCGTTGTGTCGGGTACGGGACTTATTCGCCCCGATTTCCCAGAACTGCTTGAATTTCCCTACATGTGGCAACAGGTTGAATACGTGGTTGGCGGTGGCTCGTCACATTATATGTTTCT
Proteins encoded in this region:
- a CDS encoding TonB-dependent receptor; its protein translation is MMLLTLCGFGQNIKLQGAVVDDTGSPIPGVSVTVQETTIGTVTDFDGKFTLEVPQGSKVLVFSFVGMEVQKVEIGSQTSFNITMKPDVVGLDEVVVVGYGTMKKTDISGAVASVNAESMMRKAPTNILQGLQGAAAGVMVTSQDGAPDANAAIRIRGVATIQGKADPLYVVDGVQVGTNANFLNPNDIETIEILKDASATAIYGSAGANGVIMIATKRGKAGVSNITFSANFGVQTLASTLDVGDVDQYARNIRVARESDGGSLANAIYSEQYDGKRNNIDWQKEMTRPSLKQQYNLSSSGGTEKTKHHFSLGYLDNEGIVINTSYKRLTGRISVSTEVGDFLEIGGDLSFTHSESQGSNAGIGNNGNLSSLRDWAFIAPTMDYVDPETNQIVSPNVVNADGTYGAPEQGDIGSNDSNLENNIYAEQMENTGVTKNNRTLLSTYINLKLAEGLTLRSVASYDFRANNWYNFWGNKKRYFPDGTEVKLFNYDARYNLGINNSNYNNIAIETYLTYKWKNDIHDLTLMGGNSVSKGFGNWSNVSGKDFPGENIRDISLTKDPAARIGTGAYNLESRGLSYFGRVQYVLKDRYILTATIRRDGSSNFGADNRWGNFPSAAAGWRISEENFMKGNTAISNLKLRLGWGQTGNSGGATDKSVTALTSSKIQYFFYGQNGQSGMSTSRQLATGLAPTLTDPRLKWETNEQSNVGIDLGVLNSDLNFTLDYFTRTSKDLLLDQAIRPSAGYTEVYTNYGEIQNRGFEFSADYKKRINDDWTIGVNITGSTIKNEIIEIGSDIFKENTGSTDDGSNVGAIGAPSGTHWNGHSIMREGYAVGSFWGYEVEGIYQSQAEIDAANEAAIAAGHPDGYNNGTATVPGDFKYKDLNDDGHLSEEDMTVLGDGFPKLNYGFNLNTSYKNFDLSVYCYGVAGVKIYSYSAMTLSNMFPSDNGTTPNVLVDVANSAWTKQNQSTTTPRLSFLDLNNNMRGSDHWVKKGDFFKISTVQLGYNFSKSMLNTLHMEGARLYVAMQNLATFSSYNKYGDPEAGQGSVLYTGLDTGRYPNARTFSLGLNVKF
- a CDS encoding glycoside hydrolase family 9 protein; protein product: MKNLSFLFYFLIVFSSTTLNAQEFKLNSSGYFQNHGVDIMSFDDIYPEGHQGGVSLIMHGNRIATNGDIRLEPTPGQWQPVPKQRNRVTNEDENTITAYLSFPDSSRHITGYNPMVYPDLQINYTVNVEGKGSSVIVTVNLEQPVPQNYLGKVGFNMELFPGALFGKPWIMDDKTGIFPQQPNGPTLYEPSNYKYIGDFNPDGKASAEQLAGEGYSPIIADDIIAEPYAQGHHFVVRPNDAYGKFSIESKGAALKLYDGRMNHNNGWFVVRSEIPAGKTKQAIKWIITPNVVEDWLYTPVVQTSQIGYHGKQQKTAIIELDKRTEKTETPALFKITASGEEEILSKPGEEWGQFLRYNYLKFDFTEINEPGLYQVRYGDSTSPVFRIDNAVYGRGVWQPVLEYFLPVQMCHMRVNEKYRVWHDECHMDDARMAPVNFNHIDGYAQGASTLTDYSPGDIVPGLNIGGWHDAGDFDLRVESQAGEAYILALAYEAFRVDYDATSIDQQKRITEIHQPDGKADILQQIENGALTVIGGYRALGRLYRGIICNNLRQYVILGDAAAMTDNKPGNEDDRWVFTEDNPYRELTTAAQMAATARVLKGFNDTLSTQALDCAKTLFEVTEASGRSKAAKIHAATELYLTTGDDIYKNYLLSETEFITQAIRFVGWYIGRAEKKINDPDFTKAIREAMSGLNEHIKRQGAETPYGIPYRPRVWGAGWDIQAFGFRQYFLHMSYPDIFSSEYIYNALNFILGCHPGSNTSSFASGIGARSATVGYGLNRADWSYIPGGVVSGTGLIRPDFPELLEFPYMWQQVEYVVGGGSSHYMFLVLAAQQLLKDE